In the genome of Thunnus maccoyii chromosome 15, fThuMac1.1, whole genome shotgun sequence, one region contains:
- the LOC121913526 gene encoding CMP-N-acetylneuraminate-beta-galactosamide-alpha-2,3-sialyltransferase 1-like has translation MLSTIGKIWVVVTLLCITAIDGDPWFGELINGAPKPFLSRKYVTPEGAFNWWKHVQNEGRPYSFFNTTVHNLFQIFPPTPPFIESSPSRCITCAVVGNSGNLKGSHYGALIDYHDIVIRMNRGRTKGYEEDVGTKTTHHVMYPESAINLGNTTHLVLFPFKINDLLWLLRSFTPRENGPVKTIANKDLVMILNPGFMKYVHENWLGKKGRYPSTGFMTLALSMHMCDEVNVFGFGADRDGNWNHYFEVLRNRNYRTGPHSGTHEYEVIQQLHERKKIQLFRGW, from the exons ATGCTTTCCACAATCGGAAAAATCTGGGTTGTCGTTACCCTACTGTGTATCACTGCCATTG ACGGTGATCCATGGTTTGGGGAGCTTATCAATGGAGCTCCCAAACCCTTTTTGTCAAGAAAATATGTAACCCCAGAAGGAGCTTTCAACTGGTGGAAG caCGTACAGAACGAAGGACGCCCCTACAGTTTCTTCAATACAACAGTGCACAACCTGTTTCAGATTTTTCCACCCACTCCACCTTTTATAGAGTCCAGCCCCAGCCGCTGCATTACTTGTGCTGTGGTGGGGAACTCTGGCAATTTGAAGGGATCACATTATGGAGCTCTGATAGATTATCATGACATCGTAATAAG AATGAACCGTGGCCGTACCAAAGGCTATGAAGAAGATGTTGGGACTAAAACAACTCATCATGTGATGTATCCAGAGAGTGCTATTAATTTGGGCAACACCACTCATCTTGTGCTGTTTCCATTCAAGATAAATGATTTGCTGTGGCTCCTCAGAAGCTTCACCCCAAG AGAAAACGGTCCTGTGAAGACAATAGCTAACAAGGATTTG GTGATGATCCTCAACCCAGGTTTCATGAAATATGTTCATGAAAATTGGCTGGGAAAGAAGGGCAGGTATCCATCCACTGGCTTTATGACTTTGGCTCTCAGCATGCACATGTGTGATGAG GTCAATGTTTTTGGGTTTGGAGCAGACAGAGATGGAAACTGGAACCACTACTTTGAAGTGCTCAGAAACAGAAACTATAGAACTGGACCTCATTCTggaacacatgaatatgaagtTATTCAACAACTACATGAGCGCAAGAAAATCCAGTTGTTTAGAGGATGGTaa